The genomic DNA TGGCGTCACGGCAACGGTACAGTGCTCGGCAACCACAGGGACGACACATGCCACGGCGACCGGGACAGAGACACGAAGGAGTGCCCACATTAGAGGGGTAAGGAACACTTTCCAGCTTGCTTGCCCAATGAAACATTGTTTGCCCTGTAGGAAAGAGATGAAAAGGAATTATGAAAGGAATTCATACACTACTTGTGTAGTGACATGACTCAGTTTTCTTCAGGAATAATTCAagaagtcaaatcaaatgttatttgtcacatacaccgattacaacaggtgtgtagaccttacagtgaaatgcttaagtGACTGAGATATTTCTCATTGTCCCTCTGCAGAATCATCCAGCAGCTAGTGAATGGAATCATAGCACCCACAGCCATGCCAAACATTGCAATGGGACCATGGTATGTGCACAGTGTTATTATATAATTACCAGGAAAATCGATGTTGTGTCTGTAAACGTACTAGTTACTGTGTGTTTCTAGTCATTTCTTGGAATTCTCTTGATAGGGGCATGCTGCACTCAAATCCAATGGACTACGCTTGGGGTGCCAATGGACTTGATTCTATCATTACCCAGGTATACCCAAATCCTCTAACACTTCACAAGGGATTCAATTACAAATTTCTGGTGACACATTTGCACAATCTAATGAAACAACTTTACCTTTCTCCTCTGTAGTTATTAAATCAGTTtgagaacactggtcctcctccTGCTGACAGGGAGAGGATAAAGAACCTGCCCAGCATCCAGATCACAGAGGAACATGTGGGtgagtcaacaacaacaacttttcacagtccctccaggattctgGGATCACATTTTTTGGGTGCAAAAGCAACAATTCCCTGCATATTATACAAGGGCTTGCAAATTTAACCAATCACTGCACCATTTCCACATAAAAAAGTCAAATAATCGCATATTATCGCATTACAGAAAGAGGGCTCGCAATTTCAACCAATCACTGCACATCTACTGTATAATATGCTTCAATCAAGCCACACGTCAACAAACTTTTCCCCATGTCAGCGCATTGTCACAACAAATTGGACAAAATCATTGCATTTTGCCATGAAAAATGTCAGAATTGCCACAGCAAAATCAAGTGGAATTTTGGAGGGACTGATCACTCAACcacaaaatattgtattttattgCAGGTTCCAGTTTAGAATGTTCTGTGTGCAAGGAAGACTACAGTGTAGGGGAGACTGTGAGGCAACTTCCGTGCAATCACCTGTTTCACAATGACTGCATAGTACCATGGCTGGAACAGGTATGTGCGTTTTCACCTTCGTTTAATTCCTTTTAAATGCAGTGGTTTGCATGTTAATGTGTTCCCATTGTCTAAGCTGTAAGCTGAACCTCGTTTCTgtgaccctctctccctccctcagcacgACACATGTCCAGTGTGCAGAAAGAGCCTCAGTGGACAGAACACAGCCACAGACCCCCCGGGACTTTCAGGAATGaacttctccccttcctcctcttcctcatcctcttccaGCTCCCCCAGTAACGAGAACGCTGCCAACAACTCCTAGATCTCCATCACCATCATACCTCGATCACACCACCTGCACACAAACAACACCTCACCCCCACCCCAGGCAGACTTTCACCCCCGCTCTACCACTGGCTCAGGAGAGTCTGGAGGGCCGCCCCTCTCAGTGCTCTCTTTAAGGCCCACTGGGAGAAGCTGCTAGGGAGATGACTCTACTCTGGAGGTGAAACGATAAACACAATATGGACTATGAGAcgttattttaattttattttatccCCTTTCTATTGTGAACTTTGAACACACGATCATTCCTTCCCATGTGTGAGGACTGGAGTGGATGCCGTCACCAGTATTGTTGCGATGCTTCTGTAAAAGGAGAGAGTGAAGATGAAACTGGAGAAGGATCCGAACAGGTTGTGGTGTATAATAGTATCCACGTTTGAACCGCAGTGGACTGCGACTTGACTGAGACATTGTCATGTCTTTTTGCCATAAGATGGGGACACACATTTTATATTTAAAGAGAAAGtgttaagtttttttttttttttttactcaactGTGGTGGTACAGACTTCCATGCCGAAGGAGAGAGATATGTGTACATAGAGGTATTCATATTTAAGAACATTAACAAGCAGGTCAGTCACTGTACAGCCAACTGAAGAATACAGAGAGAACTAAGAGAGAACTGAGTGTAATGCATCTGATTTTAGAAttatttatttgcacttttctgTTGCACTACATTCTGTTTGGTTTCAGGATTGGGAATTTTGGGAAACTACAACTGAACAAAAATGTTATTGCATCTCTGAACTTTTCCTCATTAATTTTAATGCTCATATTGTCGTTCTCACATTAAAGTCTCAATTTATCAGCATTTTTCCAAAATGTTTTGTATTCTCTAATTTCTTGTAGGCTACTATCAAAAGTGACAAACATTCTCACTCTGTTTCCTCGAATGTCCCATACAATGAATTTCagttcaatacatttttatataccTATTCTATTGTAAGTTAATAATTTGTTAgggtaaaataataatacaacACCAAACCTGGACGATACTGCAGTTTTGATGATAGCGCTATACTATGCCAGTAAGTAAGTAGAACATGGATTTATTCTAGACGATTCTAGAACGTTCTGCTgtgtgaattttttttttttatggtaaAATATGAGGTGTCTGGAATTATCTGCCTTGTTCTAATACTTTAGAAATgcacccttccttcctcccttatACAACATTCTCACTAATTATTCCTGATGGGAGAGGTGAAGTGCtacagtagcaccagtatagtCATGTCAGCTCAGTAGTTAGTTACTTCGAGGAAGGTAGGTAGGAACTAGGAATGGTGGATTTCTGAAGTATTTAAACCGGGCGCTGAACAATAAGCAGGGGCTGAAAACCATTATACATGAAACTATTATATACTATCGGCTAAGTGGTGCCATGCTGATTAGTAATCACCTAATAACCCAATCAACACAGTTTAATTATGAGCACAGCATAGGAGCCAATCATAGCTCTGCTCCCTCAGGAGCCCTGTCCTGAAggaggaaatggagagagaattctgtctcagtctctggaGACAGATGGCCGTGGTACACTTCTCACTGTCTCAGGCAGCAGTCTCTAGAGACAGATGGCCGTGGTACACTTCTCACTGTCTCAGGCAGCAGGCTCTGGAGACAGATGGCCGTGGTACACTTCTCACTGTATCAGGCAGCAGGCTCTGGAGACAGACGGCCGTGGTACACTTCTCACTGTATCAGGCAGCAGGCTCTGGAGACAGACGGCCGTGGTACACTTCTCACTGTCTCAGGCAGCAGGCTCTGGAGACAGATGGCCGTGGTACACTTCTCACTGTCTCAGGCAGCAGTCTCTAGAGACATGGCCGTGGTACACTTCTCACTGTCTCAGGCAACAGGCTCTGGAGACAGATGGCCGTGGTACACTTCTCACTGTCTCAGGCAGCAGGCTCTGGAGACAGATGGCCGTGGTACACTTCTCACTGTCTCAGGCAGCAGGCTCTGGAGACAGACGGCCGTGGTACACTTCTCACTGTCTCAGGCAACAGGCTCTGGAGACAGATGGCCGTGGTACACTTCTCACTGTATCAGGCAGCAGGCTCTGGAGACAGACAGCCGTGGTACACTTCTCACTGTCTCAGTCAGCAGTCTCTAGAGACATGGCCGTGGTACACTTCTCACTGTCTCAGGCAGCAGGCTCTAGAGACATGGCCGTGGTACACTTCTCACTGTCTCAGGCAGCAGGCTCTAGAGACATGGCCGTGGTACACTTCTCACTGTCTCAGTCAGCAGTCTCTAGAGACATGGCCGTGGTACACTTCTCACTGTCTCAGGCAGCAGGCTCTAGAGACATGGCCGTGGTACACTTCTCACTGTCTCAGGCAGCAGGCTCTGGAGACAGATGGCCGTGGTACACTTCTCACTGTCTCAGGCAGCAGTCTCTAGAGACATGGCCGTGGTACACTTCTCACTGTCTCAGGCAGCAGGCTCTGGAGACAGATGTCCATGGTACACTTCTCACTGTCTCAGGCAGCAGGCTCTGGAGACAGATGGCCGTGGTACACTTCTCACTGTCTCAGGCAGCAGGCTCTGGAGACAGATGGCCGTGGTACACTTCTCACTGTCTCAGGCAGCAGGCTCTGGAGACAGATGTCCGTGGTACACTTCTCACCCTGCTATGCACACTCCATTTCACTACTCATATTTGATCGCCTTTTCAAATATGGTACCTGATGTTGTTCTATTAATTCTTTATGTGCATCGTAGGAAGATGGAGGGTGTGTTCTGTGTAGTCCAGTCCAGCCTAACTAttcccctaacccctacccttgGGTTAGGGGAATGGATCATTGGAACATTGAAGGGGCCAATGTCACTGAAGGGATCATTAGAACATTTCAATGTGTTTCATCCCAAGCAATGTGCCGATAGTTAAGGTTCAAGCATGTTTTAGTCTGTGTGGCCCCTACCCAAGTCATGTACAGTCAGGTCCACAGTTATTGGCACGCTTGATAAAGATCAGCAAAaaaactgtataaaataaataatacaaataatgagCTACAAAACatggggaaattatattattttatattaataCAATTGTTCAGAGaaaaatattttgtttaacaagtaatactttTTTGGGAGATaaacggcattggcacttggatttggtcagatgacatgaaatgTATGTTCTAGTCTATGTGGGGCCCTCACCCAAGTCATGTCCTGCTGGTCCTGTcacttctctctctactgctgcAGCCCTATCAGCCTAAACACATGAGGACCCATTTAGAGCTGCCTTGTctttcttttgtgtgtgtgtgtgtgtgtgtgtgtgtgtgtgtgtgtgtgtgtgtgtgtgtgtgtgggagagaaaataagagagggaagaaaggggtgggggagagtaccaaaacagagaaagagaccaCCTGGCTTTGTTGGTTAGCTTTCTGAGAACAACAGGCGGTTACTGTGTGTCTTTCACTAAACCTTCTGTGCATGACTGAAATGCTTATTGTTGCCCTATAAATATGTTATAGCCAGTCCACATACACCTGGGATGTCATTGTGGAAAAAGGGTAGCTGAGGTTTTAGCATAAGGTTGACAACCACAGATTTAGGACCAGATTACGCGAACCCCGATGTTAACCTAAACCATTAGAGGGTTGAACGAATAACTGACCCTGTGTAAGTGGTTATAGCTGCAACTTCAAATTCTCATACAGCAATGATGAATGTTGACACTGCCAGTATACGCTGCTCTCAGGTTAGTTCCACCAGACCACCCAACAGCAGCATCTGTTCAACCAGCctgacactctgtctctctctgggattCCTCGTAGCTCTTTGGACCTCGTCcaagatcaattagccttttttatATTTTGGAACTGGAACTCTGCCTTTTATGCAAATGAACCCAGAGCATCATTCTTCTAATGTGTCATCATACCAGGAAGTGGAATTGAGGCAGGCAGCCTctgcagagcgagagacacactcCATCTGCCAGCTCAGACTGGAACCGGCATCTCACTGTGAAAAGGTAAGAGACCTGCAGCAAGGAGACTCAGAACAGTCACGACAACCCCATTGACCCCTGGGAAACGGAGTTTAACATTGCTGCATGGATGTTTAAGACAAGTTCAGTGATTGCAGACAACCTCTGAATGTCATTGACACAGACTGTGTGCAATCAGCGTCAGTgattctgaaggctgtgtgtgtgtgtgtgtgtgtgtgtgtgtgtgtgtgtgtgtgtgtgtgtgtgtgtgtgtgtgtgtgtgtgtgtgtgtgtgtgtgtgtgtgtgtgtgtgtgtgtgtgtgtgtgtgtgtgtgtgtgtgtgtgtgtgtgtgtcctcatgtAGGTCTCACTGGTTCAGTAGACAATGTAAAAATGCAGATCATATATACAGTTTGGCCTGGATTATCATGTGTATGAGGTAGATATGGATGAAATAGGACTTGGCAATAAAACAATACTAGGCACGTTTTTCCTAACCAAATGCATCCTTGTCCTATATCAGATCCAACAGTGTGTCTGGGACTTTGGGTCCTTTGTCAGGGCTGTTCGTACATATCCTACTGCTGGTCTGATTTGATTCAATTGATTCAATTTCAGTATGCTCACCGGTTGTGAATGCTTGGGTACACTTAGTGATGGACTAAACATTGTTTCTGTCCTGTAAAGGGGTCCTGAAATAAGCATGTTGTTACAAAAAGTTACATGTACCTGTTGATGGAGGTAACAGCAGACTAGAACCGGAGATAGAATGGAACCATACCAGCAAGAATCATTTGGTGCTTGCCTGCACACATTACTGTATCTGTTCTCTAATTTTTTAATCAAATTTTTGGGTGACAACAATTCCAAAACATAATTTCATCCTTATTACAGACCCATTTGGATTCTTGGAATGTTTGGTGTAAATTGAAAGCTCTATCTTTGAGGAGAATCTTTGATGAAAATCCAAACAGTTCGATTCAAGGACATGATGCTTATAAAAGGTCAATTTCGATAGTTGTGGCCTCCTCCCTTCATATCTTCATTGTCATCCCCTGATATGGAAAAATGCCACAGGGGAGAGTATGGTGGATGCCTATTGGAAAGTTACTGTTGCTGTGGAAGTTTACCTGCTCAGCTATTTCACATCAGTGCAGACGATGAGGTAAAGGAAACAGACTATTGCTTTGAGATCTCATTCTCTGTATTCCACCTGTATGGACAGTAGAGGGCGCTACACGCCGGTTTGACATCTTGTCATTGAAAACACCCTCTAAAAAATGACGTCATTGCTTCATTACTTTCATGCCGTTTTAATTGAGCATTTGAAAGCTGTATGAGTCATTGACCCTACCTGATTTCACATGAATTTAGATGATATCTTGTTGAATATTTTGGGAGTTGGATTGATTAGAATGTAATTGAAAGTTAATTTAATAAGGCAATAGGTTTACATTAGCCTATGTTTTGCTGAATGGGACTTAATCACAGAGCAACTGCCACTAAACGTGTTATTAGATGTGATAAAATATAAACAATGGGGAAGTGAAGCCTACATGATCTCTGTAAGTGAGTACAGATACCTTGCAGATACCTACTCTTGTAGTTTGCAAAGAAGTCAcgtccacctcctctctctcctttctctctctccactctctctcccccactcctctgtCCTGATCGGTTTTCACTAAAGATAATTGGAGGCAACATTTGATATGGACAAGAATGAGGTTCCACCAGGCTCATCTGCTGCGACCATGAAAAAGAAGGCGGCAGGCGGTAGCGGATGTAGCCACATCAGCGCGCCCAAAGCTGCCACGTCCAATTGTACGAGAAGCAAAAGCAGCAATTGTGTTGAGTCTGCCCCCGCTGCAGCTGCCAGCCAGAGCGCCCCGAATGTGAAGCAGCCCGGTGTGGCCAGTAACGTTGTCATAGACGGTGCGGAGGACGGTGAGGACGAGTCCAAGTTTCAGTATCCGCGGCTGCGCCGAACCGGGGGGAGCGGCAGAGGCGGTGGTGGTGGAGGCGGTAGTATCAGGATGGAGAACTTTACGCCAGGAGGTGGAGCCGCGGCCACGGCTACCAGAAAGAACTCCACCAACAACGAGTCCATCCTACTGCAAACAGAGGGTGCGCCTGCTGCTACTAAGCCCACTGTAGCATCCAAAGCGACTGATACCACAACCTGTCCGGGAGATGCTGCCGGGCGCTGCGAGACCAACAGAGCGTCAGGGGCGGAAGCGTCTGGAGCAGCGGTCGCAGTAGAGGTTTTAAACGCCACAGCAGGTGCTTGTAACAACAGCACCGCTCCAATTTCAAGAATGAAATGCAACAAAAACGGAGAATGCAGGAGGGACTCCGGCACCGGGAGCCTGCGCTCGATCATCTCCAACAAGACTGCCGGGGCGGGGAGGGCCGAGGACGGGTCCCTTAGGCGTGGTGCCTGTAACTCAGCCAGGGCCAGCATGGATGGCTCCGCGACAGGCTCCATGACGCAGGGCCAGGGGGAAGGTAGCGCAAACCCCAGCGTCACCCCTGTTTCCACCGGCGTCCCCGAGAAAAAGGACTCCAGGGTGTCCTTCTCCAACGCGCCAAGCAGGAAAGCCTCCTCATCGCTGCACGGATCGACCCAGACCCAGACGACCCAGCAGCCTAGAAACTCGGTCACCTTCCAGAAGCCGGAGGATGGATCCCAGATCCAGGCCGAGGATGCCGACGCTGACGGAAGCACCTTCATGCAACGACAATTCAGTGCCATGCTGCAGCCTGGAGTTAACAAATTCTCCTTACGCATGTATGGGAGTCAAAAGGCGGTGGAGAGGGAGCAAGAGCGGGTTAAATCAGCGGGCAATTGGATTATCCACCCCTACAGTGATTTCAGGTAGGAATTATGCtatgtatgtatgtgcatgtTGACAATGTCATGGAGGGCCTTGGTTTGGCCCCATAGCCTCATCAACAAGTTATACTGAGAATCCAGGAGCCCAGCAGTAGAATGCTATTGTCATTGTACATTGTGTAACACATCCATTGTCATTAGTTATTCTAAAATATACATTTACCCCTTTTGTTCCACAAGTTCTGGCTGATATTTTAGCCACTACATGTATATCACATTTTAATGAATGAAGCCCATCTATGCAGTGATTTTCATTAAACAAGGGGCCATTGACAAAGCAGGTTTTTTAGAAATGCTTTTTAGAGGATTTCAAAGACAACCTGTGCGCAAAGCTCTCTGCATAGGCTTTATGAATAACGATGATATCGTGCCCTTTCAAGGTTGTAAACACTAGGTAGTCTGTTGAATGTCCTGGATACCCCAACCAAGCCTCGCGTTTGTTTAAATTCGTGAATAAATTCGCATCGATCGCATTCAGAACAATAGGCGAATCTTGGCCCACAATCATTAAATTCCGTAAATTACTAGGCTATTTACCGTTGGGGCTAGATTAAAAATGATTTGTTTTTGTTTCGAGTCGAGGTTAGCGTAGTAGCCTATGGCTGTCGGCCAGATCCTTGGCTgataggactgccggggtgtgtGATGCACTCAGTAATTGAATGTCACCTTGAGCCAAGTGTGCTAAAACCTCAAGCATGCTCATTCGAGACATATCAGCCTCTATTACTCTATGACTCCCCGGATCAGGCATTTTAATGAGGGGTTTTCTTTACCCGTTCATCACGGTTTTATCAGCGATAAGGCTACTTGACTTCTCACGCCGTTTGTCACAATATAGGGGTTCACTCGCGTTTGAGAGGGTCATGTTGATTATGAAATGCTTTATTTTCGTGAATTGGGCCCTGTCTCTGAGTGATATGCCATTGTTTACATGGTCGTGAAATTGCATCTTTGCGTCACTGGATTTCTTGATAGACACATGGGCGCTACCTTCCCTCTTTCAGCACCACTCGTCACAAGTGGACAGCTCCCGCATAACCGAAAGTGGAGCCGGCAGAATGATCAACTCTGTAGCTTACTTTCGATTCACAAATCACACCTCGTGCTGTTTTTCGACTCCGCTCATCTTAACGAATGGAATCAAATAATGTTGACTCAGAACAAGACATACAATACTAGGGCCTAGGAGACCTTGGTGCAAAGTAACAATTTCAGTATTTTGCTTCTTTATGAAATTGTTATTAGAGTTTGTTCATACAAACTACGTACATATATCTCAGATACCATTACACACTGTAACCTGACTACGTTTCTAGGACATACCAGACGTTTATAATTCAACCCGAAAGTGGTGGAAGGTAACATTTTACAATTAACCCCGTAGGCGGTAGTCTTCAATGGTAAACATTTGGGGTAATTTAAACATGTTCGGATGTTAAATTGATATTTGGATATAAATACACTAAATTGCCACttttttttcataatttcatcCAGTCATATTCACTAAAAACGGAGTAGCCATGTTTTAGAGCGATTCTCTTAGCTGTACTGGCAAACTTGATGTAAATAAGTGCTATTTTATATCATTATTTAAATGTCTCTAAATATCATATAAAATACCATTGAATTTTAGGTAATAGGTTAAATGTAACAAATGTTACAATGTATCCCCATTACAAATCTGAGTCTAATCCGAGTATTGTGACAAAATACAACAATAATTATTGGCATCAACTATACCAATCAAAAAACCTATTCAATCTGATAAAACATGATATGATTAGATACATGTTTCACAGGTCAATAATCAAAAAAGGGAGGTGACAAGAATAATTAGAATTTGTCctgtcaatatatatattttgattgtATGGATTTTAGCAACATTTCCTTGGCATGTATATACACTAACCAATTATAGGCACATTAAATAAGACTTTTCTATTGTGCCATGGTCTCCCCTATCCAATAACTCTTGAGTGTACACAAactaagaacacctgctctttccataacatagactgaccaggtgaaagttatatgatcccttattgatgtcacttgttaagtcCACTTAAatcagtaatatatatatatgccatttagcagctgcttttatccaaagcgacttacagtcatgtgtgcatacattctacgtatgggtggtcccgggaatcgaacccactaccctggcgttacaagcgccatgctctaccaactgagctacagaaggacagtgtagatgaagggaaggagaccggttaaaaaatgatttttaagACATGAGACAATTAGGACATGGATTGTGTCCGTGTgacattcagaaggtgaatgggaaAGACTAAACATTTAAGAGcttttaaacagggtatggtagtaggtgtcaggtgcaccgATTTGTGTCAAGAGCTGCAATGCTCAACGGTTTCCCATGtatttcaagaatggtccaccacccataggacatccagccagcttgacacaactgtgggaagcactggagtcaacatgggccagcatccctgtggaacgctttcaacaccatgtagagtccattccccaatgaattgaggctgttctgagggcaaaagcagGTGCGGGTGGGGAGgatacaactcaatattagaaaggtgttcctaatatttggtAAACTCAGTGTATATAATTTGAGCATATAGTTTTCAGGAGAGTTATGCAACACAAGAAATACAAGTCTCATAGGAGTTGGCATGCCATAGTTCTCACAAATAACATGACTAACAGGGTTTATTCACACCTTGTTGCTTCAGTCGCAGTGTAATGACTCAGCGTTGCACCTGCAGTGAGCCCTCTCTGACTGTGTGGATCTGAACACTCACTAGCCTACCACTCccttctgcctctacctctccctcccctctgcctctacctctcccctctacctctaccattactctctccctctcccctctacctctacctctcccatctGCCTCTACCTCGcccctctgcctctacctctcccctctacctctcccttctacctctccctccctctacctctcccctctgcctctacctctcccctactctccctctgcctctacctctcccctctacctctcccttctaCCTCTACCAttactctctcccctctacctctacctctcccatctGCCTCTACCTCGcccctctgcctctacctctcccctctgcctctaccattactctctccctctcccctctacctctacctctcccatctgcctctacctctcccctctgcctctacctctcccctctacctctcccttctacctctccctcccctct from Oncorhynchus keta strain PuntledgeMale-10-30-2019 chromosome 23, Oket_V2, whole genome shotgun sequence includes the following:
- the LOC118401803 gene encoding E3 ubiquitin-protein ligase RNF126-like — its product is MSGTISCCIEDVSIPFDYLCCHRLEKQPAGQENPKMAEAPPRSCRFFCHRCSAEINPRLPEYTCPRCESGFIEELSVERSTENGSTSTASTSDQNRPTFESMDHQHMFTFPPGYGQFALGIFDENFDLRAGMPAEDNRETENRREREMASRQRYSARQPQGRHMPRRPGQRHEGVPTLEGIIQQLVNGIIAPTAMPNIAMGPWGMLHSNPMDYAWGANGLDSIITQLLNQFENTGPPPADRERIKNLPSIQITEEHVGSSLECSVCKEDYSVGETVRQLPCNHLFHNDCIVPWLEQHDTCPVCRKSLSGQNTATDPPGLSGMNFSPSSSSSSSSSSPSNENAANNS